CGGGGTGGAGAACGTCCTGGACATCATGCGGAGCGGGCTCGACTCCGCCGTGCTCGGGCTCGGGCACTCCAGCGTCCGCGACCTGTCCCCGGACGACCTCGTCGTCCCCGAGGGGTTCCGCCTCACGCTGGGCGGCGGGACCGAGGACTGACGTGGCGGGCGGCGGGGACGTCGGCCTGGACGCGGCGGCCTGGCCCGACGTCGGGGACGACCCCCTGGTCCTGGTGCCGGTCGGGTCGACCGAGCAGCACGGGCCGCACCTGCCGCTGTCCACCGACACGGTGATCGCCGAGGCCGTCGCCCGGCGCGCGGCCGAGGCCCTGCGCGCCGACGCGGCCGGGCGGCCGGTGTTCGCCGCGCCGGCGATCGCCTACGGCGCCAGCGGCGAGCACGCCGGGTTCCCCGGCGTGATCTCGATCGGGCACGACGCGCTGCGCGCCGTGATCGTGGAGGCGGTGCGCTCGGTCACGGACTGGGCGGGACGCGTCGTCCTCGTCAACGGGCACGGCGGCAACGTCCCGGCGCTCGACGCCGCGGTGGGCCTGCTGCGCCGGGAGGGCCGCGACACCGCCTGGACGGGCTGCGGCGTCCCCGGCGGCGACGCGCACGCCGGCTTCACCGAGACCTCGATGATGCTGCACCTCGCCCCCCACCTCGTGCGGCCCTTCCAGGACGTCGCCGGC
The sequence above is drawn from the Actinomadura hallensis genome and encodes:
- the mftE gene encoding mycofactocin biosynthesis peptidyl-dipeptidase MftE, producing the protein MAGGGDVGLDAAAWPDVGDDPLVLVPVGSTEQHGPHLPLSTDTVIAEAVARRAAEALRADAAGRPVFAAPAIAYGASGEHAGFPGVISIGHDALRAVIVEAVRSVTDWAGRVVLVNGHGGNVPALDAAVGLLRREGRDTAWTGCGVPGGDAHAGFTETSMMLHLAPHLVRPFQDVAGDTRPLAAIMPELVARGVRAVSPSGVLGDPAGASADRGRAFVEAAVASLVGRIRGGRTDDRGRLLDAPAARART